From the Plutella xylostella chromosome 5, ilPluXylo3.1, whole genome shotgun sequence genome, the window CCGTATGATGTAATTGATATTAAAGTTCCAGTTCAAATATGGAAGAAAGCTATCAGTCCGACGCCTCCGATACTAAAAACTCAAGCCACAGTTGTACTGCCCGTTCATGTAGAGAGTGACTACAACGACGAAGATGAAGAACCAATCGATGAAGATAATTTAATAGAAGAAGCTCCTTCTCCTGTGGACGATGTTATGGAAAACCCTCCAGTTGATACTCAGACAGTTCAAGCGGACGTTACACCAGCAGCGCCTGTGACCGCGGCCCCAGTCCAGGACGAAATCAGCAACGATCCTACTGGAGTGGTACCTGGTCAAGTTACCAGATTTCCCTGTTCATGCGTCGGTGGAGGAGGATGCGGGTGTTGCACTGGTATGCTGTTGCAGAGGCTTAGAATGGACGCTTGCGGTAACATCACATTCATACCAGAAGACTTTGTGTTTGACGTCAGATTGAGCGTCAATAACAACACTGTTGTTCATCGCAGGGTATCCGGTGAGTTAAAACGacgattaaataaaaatggtatatATCTAAAAACTTTGATAATAAACAGGAGTACTAATTTCTCCTTTGCAGCTAGTGATCCACCACCGATCTGCTTCAACCCCAGAAGAATTCCATTTGTGCAAGTATGTGCTGAGATCACCAACATCAGGATCCGCAACCGAAATGCATTCGCTTGCTTAGACATTAACGCTGACGTCGGAGGTTTCCCGGTCTACTCTACTTCTTTTAGATGTTTTGGGTAAGATTTGATCTATGCCTAGCATATTTACAAATACCATATCGTCGGTGAGTCTAATGAAATCTTTTCATTGCAGATTGGGGTCATCAGGTGTGCAAACAGGTTTGAAACCAAAGAAGCCGGTATCAGAGGGTCCTAAGCCAGTCAGTTTATTCGGGAGCAGCAGCAGTAGCAGCTCTagcagcagcggcggcggTGTCATCAGCAATGCTGCCGGTGCCATCATAGGCGGGGAGGGACCTGCGGGCATCCTGGATGGAGTTGCTGAAGGAATCTTCGGCGGAGACGATGAAGGTGGACCTCTAGATGAAATTGGTGATGCCGTTGGAGAGTTCTTGGAGGGAAGAAGTTCATGAGATTTGTAATCAAAAAGACTAATTTTTAGGAATATATGAAAATAggaattaggtatttatttatttattggagttgaTGATTAAATTTGAAATGATAATACTTAAACTGGTGGTTTCTATTATGTGCCTTTTACTTCACCAGTTTATATACGAGATGATATTATGACAAGACTTTACATCTCTGTCACTTATATATACGCATTGGGTACCTACATTAGCAGAGCAAACTCACCCAGCCTGTGAAAGCGGGTACTACAACTTAGCCTGCACTAAGCACGGCGAGATGATAATTTTCCTCTGACCGTCAGACCGGTTCAGATCATTGGCTGGTGAAGCGGAGCGTTACCAACTATTATATATACGatatataagataattattataattcacaCGATCGCCGTCCGTGGTCCGTGCAGCTTCACTGCCATAGCAACCGTTGAATAATGAGAGGAGTTTGTGGCGTTGTTGTGTTGTTGTTTTGTGCATGTAGGTCACTGGGAGACGAGAGTGAGTTCGCAGTCCGATCTTTCATTTACCGTTTACGTTTAACATGTGCTAATGGAAATTAAACTTGCAGCCGCATCAATTGGAAATTCAGACTCGATCTCAAAAATAGATAATGTTGAAAACATTGAAGTGCCAGATAGTGCGTTGATGTTCTGGGACGGAGTGAATGTGACACAGTTGGATCTGAATGAATACTATTCGGTGTTAAGTCGGAGTCGAAAAAAGACCAAACAGGGGAAGCAGAATGCGACGACAGCCACGACTGAAGCTCCGGAGGAGGAGACTGATTCTGAGGGACTTCCCCTGACTCCTTGCAAGTGTTCGTCAGGCGTCTGCAACTGCTGCACGGGGTATGTCCTGGGGCTGCTGAATCAGAAAGCGTGCATGCGGATCACGTATCACCCCGGAGATTTCGCGTTCGATGTTGCTATGTCGTGGAATGATAGAGTTCTGTATGAAAACTCTATGTcaggtaaaaatataaaatgtatactaAATACCATAACTAGGTAAAAGTCTACTGAGCACGATATTA encodes:
- the LOC105389753 gene encoding uncharacterized protein LOC105389753 isoform X1, whose product is MNLLIKYNSFLLVLYFITGGRAANREIILTEDRPYDVIDIKVPVQIWKKAISPTPPILKTQATVVLPVHVESDYNDEDEEPIDEDNLIEEAPSPVDDVMENPPVDTQTVQADVTPAAPVTAAPVQDEISNDPTGVVPGQVTRFPCSCVGGGGCGCCTGMLLQRLRMDACGNITFIPEDFVFDVRLSVNNNTVVHRRVSASDPPPICFNPRRIPFVQVCAEITNIRIRNRNAFACLDINADVGGFPVYSTSFRCFGLGSSGVQTGLKPKKPVSEGPKPVSLFGSSSSSSSSSSGGGVISNAAGAIIGGEGPAGILDGVAEGIFGGDDEGGPLDEIGDAVGEFLEGRSS
- the LOC105389753 gene encoding uncharacterized protein LOC105389753 isoform X2, giving the protein MNLLIKYNSFLLVLYFITGGRAANLPVQIWKKAISPTPPILKTQATVVLPVHVESDYNDEDEEPIDEDNLIEEAPSPVDDVMENPPVDTQTVQADVTPAAPVTAAPVQDEISNDPTGVVPGQVTRFPCSCVGGGGCGCCTGMLLQRLRMDACGNITFIPEDFVFDVRLSVNNNTVVHRRVSASDPPPICFNPRRIPFVQVCAEITNIRIRNRNAFACLDINADVGGFPVYSTSFRCFGLGSSGVQTGLKPKKPVSEGPKPVSLFGSSSSSSSSSSGGGVISNAAGAIIGGEGPAGILDGVAEGIFGGDDEGGPLDEIGDAVGEFLEGRSS
- the LOC125488469 gene encoding uncharacterized protein LOC125488469, with translation MRGVCGVVVLLFCACRSLGDETASIGNSDSISKIDNVENIEVPDSALMFWDGVNVTQLDLNEYYSVLSRSRKKTKQGKQNATTATTEAPEEETDSEGLPLTPCKCSSGVCNCCTGYVLGLLNQKACMRITYHPGDFAFDVAMSWNDRVLYENSMSGKNPKPICISPPRLSNMKVCAKFYNVFFPGRNFHFCLAMNGQWQQLELFNMAFNCLRMGANGIAMIRPEDNGGISIPNPQGGVDAVIDHGEDDIEEYDENLVKSLFGVFEDDDR